In bacterium, the following proteins share a genomic window:
- a CDS encoding aminopeptidase: MSLSFAQKLDNYARLAVQVGVGLQPGQRLLLLAPLECAAFARRVVEAAYTAGALLVDLLYVDDEVQLARYRLAPEASFAEVSTWSADALIKGSARGDAVLRISGSDPDLLKGQDPQRVAQVQRGLQAYSEPFARRISAKEINWCICAAPVAAWARRLYPELAAPAAIDALWEEIFRICRADQANPVAAWQAHAEALRARRAQLDARQYRALRYRGPGTALELGLPANHRWLGGLSHTPQGLPFIANLPTEEVFTLPHREQAEGWVAASMPLAYAGTLIEGIRLRFAGGQVVEARAEREETVLHKLLETDAGARRLGEVALVPQSSPVARSGKLFLNTLYDENAASHLAVGRAYRVCLEGGAAMDDAAFAAAGGNDSLTHVDFMIGSSELEVDGLRADGGVEPLMRGGEWTQSANPRS, translated from the coding sequence ATGAGCCTCAGTTTCGCGCAGAAGCTGGACAACTACGCCCGATTGGCCGTGCAGGTCGGCGTCGGGCTGCAGCCCGGGCAGCGCCTGCTGCTCCTCGCTCCTCTGGAGTGCGCCGCCTTCGCGCGCCGGGTGGTCGAGGCGGCCTACACGGCCGGCGCCCTGCTCGTCGACCTGCTCTACGTCGACGACGAGGTGCAGCTCGCGCGCTACCGCCTCGCTCCCGAGGCCTCCTTCGCCGAGGTCTCCACCTGGAGCGCCGACGCCCTGATCAAGGGCAGCGCCCGCGGCGACGCCGTGCTGCGCATCAGCGGCAGCGATCCCGACCTGCTCAAGGGCCAGGACCCGCAGCGCGTCGCCCAGGTGCAGCGCGGGCTGCAGGCCTACAGCGAGCCCTTCGCCCGTCGCATCAGCGCGAAGGAGATCAACTGGTGCATCTGCGCGGCGCCCGTGGCGGCCTGGGCGCGGCGCCTCTACCCGGAGCTGGCCGCTCCGGCCGCGATCGACGCGCTCTGGGAGGAGATCTTCCGCATCTGCCGCGCCGACCAGGCGAATCCGGTCGCCGCCTGGCAGGCCCATGCGGAAGCGCTCCGCGCCCGGCGCGCGCAGCTCGACGCCAGGCAGTACCGCGCGCTGCGCTACCGCGGGCCGGGGACCGCGCTCGAGCTCGGGCTGCCGGCGAACCACCGCTGGCTCGGCGGGCTCAGCCACACGCCGCAGGGCCTGCCCTTCATCGCCAACCTGCCCACCGAGGAGGTCTTCACCCTGCCGCACCGCGAGCAGGCCGAAGGCTGGGTGGCGGCGAGCATGCCGCTGGCCTACGCGGGCACCCTGATCGAGGGCATCCGCCTGCGTTTCGCGGGCGGGCAGGTGGTGGAGGCCCGAGCCGAGCGCGAGGAAACCGTGCTGCACAAGCTGCTCGAGACGGACGCCGGCGCGCGCCGACTCGGCGAGGTGGCCCTCGTGCCGCAGAGCTCGCCGGTCGCCCGCTCGGGCAAGCTCTTCCTCAACACCCTCTACGACGAGAACGCGGCCAGCCACCTCGCGGTGGGCCGTGCCTACCGCGTCTGCCTGGAGGGCGGCGCGGCGATGGACGACGCCGCCTTCGCCGCCGCGGGCGGCAACGACAGCCTCACGCACGTGGACTTCATGATCGGCTCGAGCGAGTTGGAGGTGGACGGGCTGCGCGCCGACGGCGGCGTGGAGCCCCTCATGCGGG